The Sporosarcina ureae genome includes a region encoding these proteins:
- the fghA gene encoding S-formylglutathione hydrolase produces MNVERIEQRRSFGGEQNKYNHYSEVLKCDMTFSIFLPSNKEQKEIPLIWFLSGLTCTDDNFSQKSGFQRVAEKHQAAVIIPDTSPRGEDVANDEAFDLGQGASFYLNATEEPWATHYQMYSYITQELSEIAASLVPNFSGNESIMGHSMGGYGALMIGMKNANRFKAISAFSPISSPSDVPWGIKAFTTYLGEDKAAWKEWDTAELVKKAGIPPILITQGTADGFYPEQLNEKPFLENAKQHNQAVEYNKVDGYDHSYFFISSFLEEHFDFHVQNLESLK; encoded by the coding sequence ATGAATGTAGAACGCATTGAGCAAAGACGATCTTTTGGTGGGGAACAAAACAAGTATAACCATTATTCAGAAGTCCTCAAATGTGATATGACATTTAGTATCTTCTTACCGTCAAATAAAGAACAAAAAGAAATACCGCTTATTTGGTTTTTATCGGGATTAACCTGTACGGATGATAACTTCAGTCAAAAGAGCGGCTTTCAAAGAGTAGCTGAAAAACATCAAGCGGCAGTGATTATTCCCGATACATCACCACGCGGAGAAGATGTAGCGAACGATGAGGCATTTGATCTTGGACAAGGTGCGAGCTTTTATCTAAACGCAACCGAAGAACCATGGGCAACGCATTATCAAATGTATTCGTATATTACGCAGGAGCTTAGTGAAATTGCGGCTTCTCTAGTACCTAATTTCTCAGGTAACGAAAGTATCATGGGGCACTCTATGGGTGGTTATGGTGCATTGATGATCGGAATGAAGAATGCAAATCGTTTCAAAGCGATTTCCGCGTTCTCACCGATTTCAAGTCCGAGTGATGTTCCTTGGGGAATCAAAGCATTTACGACGTACTTAGGTGAAGACAAAGCAGCATGGAAAGAGTGGGATACTGCTGAGCTAGTGAAGAAAGCAGGTATTCCACCCATCCTCATTACGCAAGGCACTGCAGATGGCTTTTATCCCGAGCAGTTGAATGAGAAGCCATTCCTTGAGAATGCAAAGCAGCATAATCAAGCAGTGGAATATAACAAAGTAGACGGCTATGACCATA
- a CDS encoding S-(hydroxymethyl)glutathione dehydrogenase/class III alcohol dehydrogenase produces the protein MKSRAAVAFKPGEPLKIVEIDVEEPKAHEVLVKILYTSVCHTDAYTLSGDDAEGVFPAVLGHEGAGVVVSVGEGVTSVKPGDHVIPLYTPECGKCKFCLSGKTNLCGAIRETQGKGLMPDGTTRFSYNGEPIYHYMGTSTFSEYTVVSEISLVKVEDQNVPLDKVCLFGCGVTTGIGAVHKTAKVEEGAVTAVFGLGAIGLAVIQGLKQAKAGRIIAIDLNEDKFELAKKMGATDVINPSTFDKPIQEVIVDMTDGGVDYSFECIGNVEVMKAALECCHKGWGESVIIGVAAAGKEIHTRPFQLVTGRVWRGSAFGGVKGRTELPGMIDDYMDGEIDLDSFITHQLNFTDINEAFDLLHKGESIRTILTYGE, from the coding sequence TTGAAAAGTAGAGCAGCTGTAGCATTCAAACCTGGAGAACCACTTAAAATTGTAGAAATTGATGTAGAAGAGCCAAAAGCTCATGAGGTATTAGTCAAAATTCTTTACACTTCTGTCTGTCACACAGACGCATATACATTATCGGGTGATGACGCAGAAGGAGTATTTCCTGCCGTTTTAGGTCATGAAGGTGCTGGCGTCGTAGTTTCAGTAGGTGAAGGAGTCACTTCTGTTAAGCCTGGTGATCACGTAATTCCACTTTATACACCTGAATGTGGGAAATGTAAATTCTGTCTATCCGGTAAAACTAACCTATGTGGCGCAATTCGCGAAACACAAGGTAAAGGATTAATGCCTGACGGTACTACTCGCTTCTCATACAATGGCGAACCCATCTACCACTACATGGGAACTAGTACATTCAGTGAATATACTGTCGTGTCTGAGATTTCCCTAGTTAAAGTAGAAGACCAAAACGTACCACTTGATAAAGTTTGTCTATTCGGATGTGGCGTCACTACGGGTATTGGAGCTGTTCATAAGACGGCGAAAGTAGAAGAAGGTGCTGTCACGGCAGTCTTCGGTCTAGGAGCTATTGGTTTAGCCGTTATTCAAGGACTAAAGCAAGCAAAAGCGGGCCGTATCATCGCTATTGATCTCAATGAAGATAAATTTGAACTGGCGAAGAAGATGGGCGCAACAGATGTCATCAACCCTTCTACATTCGATAAGCCAATTCAAGAAGTCATCGTAGACATGACGGATGGCGGAGTAGACTACAGTTTTGAATGTATTGGTAATGTCGAAGTCATGAAAGCTGCTCTTGAATGCTGCCATAAAGGTTGGGGCGAGAGTGTCATCATTGGCGTTGCGGCTGCTGGTAAAGAGATTCATACCCGTCCATTCCAACTAGTTACAGGTCGCGTATGGCGCGGTTCTGCGTTTGGCGGAGTGAAAGGTAGAACAGAATTACCTGGGATGATTGATGATTACATGGATGGTGAAATTGATTTAGATTCATTCATTACACACCAACTAAACTTCACAGATATCAACGAAGCATTTGATTTACTGCATAAAGGTGAATCAATTCGTACAATACTAACATATGGAGAGTGA